In one window of Cyanobacteriota bacterium DNA:
- the sppA gene encoding signal peptide peptidase SppA — protein GGVYIGMGAHHIVANPGTITGSIGVILRGNNLERLLDKIGVSFKVIKSGPYKDILSFDRELTAPEQAILQELIDTSYHQFVRTVADARNLSVEAVQNFADGRIFTGEQALALGIIDRLGSEDDARRWAAELVGLDPDKTKCVTLEERKPLARRLLSNRIANNRNKYLPAEFVTALDWIEFELATNGMPLWLYRP, from the coding sequence TGGCGGCGTTTATATTGGCATGGGCGCACATCATATCGTGGCAAACCCTGGCACAATTACGGGCAGTATCGGCGTGATTCTGCGGGGTAACAATTTAGAGCGTTTGCTTGATAAGATTGGCGTATCGTTCAAGGTGATTAAGTCTGGCCCCTACAAGGATATTTTGTCCTTTGATCGGGAACTAACTGCCCCAGAACAAGCAATTCTTCAGGAACTCATTGATACAAGCTACCACCAGTTTGTACGGACAGTTGCAGATGCTCGCAATTTGTCGGTGGAGGCTGTCCAAAATTTTGCTGACGGACGCATTTTCACTGGTGAGCAGGCGTTAGCCCTAGGCATAATTGATCGGCTTGGCAGTGAAGATGATGCCCGTCGGTGGGCGGCTGAGCTAGTGGGCTTGGATCCAGATAAAACTAAGTGCGTCACTTTAGAAGAGCGTAAACCTTTAGCACGCCGACTATTATCAAATAGAATCGCAAACAATCGTAACAAATACCTACCGGCTGAATTCGTGACTGCCTTGGATTGGATAGAATTTGAACTGGCGACCAATGGTATGCCGTTGTGGCTATATCGTCCTTAG